The genomic interval TTCCATCCTCGTCAGCCCGCCATTTCTCTATCAGGCTCGGTCTGCCAACTGCTGCTCTACCCCTCCGgtcgtctcctccagtACGCTCTGCCTGACTGGGGCTTCACTATCCGAGGCAAGCGATTCACCCTCAACCCCGGAGTCTGGTCCCAGAAGGAACAGCTGCTCTGCACCATCATGGTCACCTGCGCCCTCGGAACCCCCTACATCACATCCAACGTGCTCACCCAGTACATGCCCATCTACTACAACCAGTCGTGGGCCGGTGGCTTTGGCTACTCCTTCCTCATGATGCTGGTTACCCAATACATGGGCTTTGGTCTGGCCGGTCTGCTGCGACGAGTGTGTGTCTACCCTGTGAAGTCCATGTGGCCTACTCTTTTACCCACTCTGGCCGTGAACAAGGCGCTGCTAGCCCCCAACCGAAAGGAAAAGATCAATGGCTGGTCCATCTCTCGATACTACTTTttcttcctcgtcttctGCGGCTCCTTTCTCTACTTCTGGATCCCCAACTACCTTTGGGAGGCCCTGTCCACCTGGAACTGGATGACCTGGATCGCCCCCAACAATGACAACCTTGCCATCATCACCGGCTCGGTTGGAGGTCTCGGATACAACCCCATCCCCACCTTTGACTGGAACATCATCAACTTTGGTATCCAGCCCATTCTGCTGCCCCTTTacacctccatcaacatGTACGTCGGAGTTTTCATTTCGGGTTTCTTCATCATGGGCATCTGGtactccaacaacaactacaCCAAGTGGATCCCCATCAACACTAACACCCTGTACGACAACACTGGAAAGAAGTTCAAGGTTACCAAGATTCTGACTGATTATGTATTTGACGAAgaaaagtacaagaactACTCTCCCCCTTACTACTCAGCCGCCAACCTCGTTACCTATGGAGCTTTCTTCGCCATCTACCCTCTGTCCTTTGTCTACACCGTGCTGTGCAACTACGAGATGATGTGGGTTGCCATCCGAGATACTGCTCTAGCCATGAAGAACTTCCGACGATCCAACTACGAGGGTCTCGAGGACCCCTTCTCCCGACACATGAAGAAGCACAAGGAGGTTCCTGACTGGTGGTTCTATGTCATTCTGCTCATCATGTTCGGTCTGTCGATCGCTCTGGTCGAGCACTGGCCCACCAACACCCCTGTTTGGGTCATTGTTCTGtgtcttggtcttgtcttcgtcttcatcatccCCTTCACCCTCTTCCTGTCTTTCACCGGTGTGCCTCTATCTCTTAACGTGTTGGCTGAGCTCATTGTTGGATATGCTCTTCCCGGTAAGTTCCAGGCTCTCAACctggccaaggctctgTCTGTTCAGATTGCCTCTCAGGCCCAGAACTACGCCAGTGACCAGAAGCTCGTTCACTACTCCCACCTTGCTCCTCGAGACATCTTTGCTACCCAGCTGTGGGCCACTCTTGTCAACGGTCTTGTTGCCCTCGGTGTGATGCAGTTCCAGATGCACGACGTCAAGAACATCTGTGAGCCCGATAACGCCATGAAGTTCACCTGCCCCAGCGaaaccaccttcttctctgcctCAATCATTTGGGGAGTCATTGGACCCAAGCGAATCTTCGACCACCAGTACCCCACTCTCAAGTGGATGTTCCTGCTCGGAGCTGGAGTCGGTCTCCTCTTCTGGTTCATCCAGGTGATGCTTCCTAAGATTCTCCTCAAGTACAAGCCCGAAAAGACCCAGGCCATTCTGCGGTACCAGCGAATTGTGACCAAGTTCCACCCCGTCATTTTCTGCCAGTCTTGCCTCAACTGGGCCCCTTACAACCTGTCCTACTTCACTGGCGGTCTGTACGCCgccatcttcttcaacggCTACGTCAAGACCCGATTCCTCGCCTGGTGGAGAAAGTACGCCTACGTCTTCTCAGCTGGCATGGACACCGGTATCGCTCTCAGTGGtatcatcatcttctttgCCGTGCAGTACAACGACTACAGCATCAGCTGGTGGGGCAACAATGTCCCGTACGCTGGAGTCGATACTCTCGGTGTCACTCATCCTCCCCTTCCTGATGTGGGCTACTTTGGTCCTGGTCCCGAAAACTATCCTTAACCACCACTATTTAATGAGTAATGTATATTTATCTTTTGCTATGTACCGATACCGCTCGGAACTGGTATAATGCCTAGTAACACAACCAGATTTGGCAAAGTAAATAAAACTTGTCTCGTGACATATCTCCGTAAGAATCAAGGAACATGGGATTGGAATTACAACTTCTTTCTTCAGTCAGATACCCAATAGCACCAAAGCCAAAGATACCAAGATCAGCCTACTCAGCTGAGAAGGGTCTACAAGATTGGTTTGTCGCGTAACTGAAACACTGCTGATCCTGACGTTACGTTGGAGAATAAAGATGAAGAGACCCTTGAATTTTACAGATCTGTAATAGAGGAACTGCTACTCTCTTCCGTTGATGGGGTGACTCTAGATCAGGAGAATGAGTAAGGCTAGGAGTAGATCGAGAAGGAGTCTATTGAGTTCACCTACGCCGAAAGAGCTTGGAGACACGGAAAAAAGACGCCAGTGGCAATGTTTTCAAACCTGTTTCCTAGCAAAAACTGAAGTACACGATTTCAGCGACAATACCAGGCATTTTTGGGGGAGACCGAGTTGGTTGGTCTGCTCCACACCTCCCAATATAAGGCAACATTTGAGTTGCACCACACATTCGTGCACCTGCATATAGATGCATTATGGATGCAGTCTTACTTAAACCTCGGAACAATGTGGGAATATACTGGAGGAACCACAACAAGGGTGCCAGTAGTTATATATCGCCCAGAAAACAGTTTCTTTATACATATATTCACAAATTTAATGTTTCAATTAAAGTTTATAGCATGTACAAGTCCTTTTATTGCACAGGAGAAACCCCCATAAACACCTATCATTAGCCAATTTATCTTCCATACCAGGATCACAAATGTCGTAAGCGATACcaaggaaaaaaacaattTCTCCTGAGAGCAACCAACccaatacaagtacgaatACTTTCATCATACAAACGTATTACACGTCATCTAATAAAACATCATAAATCATGTTAACCTATTTCAAATAGCTTCATCACACATCCAAGTGAAGTTTCTGAATTGATCCTGCATGGCGGAGGTcagggtggtggtgacggGAGTCAGAGCCGGGGTCTCGGAAGTGAACTCCTGGTCAAAGTTAGTCACGTCTGTGGGCGACGTGATCTTGGGCACAAACGGCGGGGGGATTCGCTTGTGATAAATATCATCAAAGTTGACGTTGGCAAAGTACGGGTGCGCCATAATCTCCTCAGCGTCTCGAGGACCCGATCCCAGACGTCGTTCGGGCTCTCGCGTCAGCAGCTGCGTCAGAATAGACACACAATTACCGGGCAGAGTGATGGGGTATCGGGGCTCATCGGCCAGAATGGCGTCGAAGATTTCgtcctcgtcttctcctcggaAGGGACTCTGTCCGAGTACCATCTGGTAGATGAGCACGCCAAAGGCCCACCAGTCGACAGCGAGGCCATATCgctgctccagcagaatCTCCGGAGCCATAAACTCAGGAGTACCGCAGAAGGTACCTGTGGTTCGGCCATAGTCCATGTCTTCCTTACAGAGACCGTAATCGGCAATCTTGACATGTCCGTCTCGGGTGAGCAGAATGTTGTCAAGCTTGAGATCTCGGTAAATGACTCCATTGTCGTGGAAGTGCTTGATTCCAAGCAGCACTTCTGCGGCGTAGAACTGGGCCCGGCCGGGCTTGAACACACCCTCCTTCTGAATGTGCCACATGAGATCTCCTCCCGACACGTAGTCCATGACAAAGTAGACTCGGTTTTCCGTCTGGAAACATGAGTACAGATTGAGCAGGAACGGGTGCGACTCTCGGTTGGCGATCTGGAACACCCGTCGCTCGGATCTTGTGctctccacctcgtcgTTCTCAATGATaaagtccttcttgagcaccttgatGGCGTACAGGTTGGTCGTCTTCTTGGACTCCGCCAACATGACCTTTCCAAAGTTACCCTTTCCGAGCACCGCCAGGAAGTTGAAATCGTCCAGCCCGATTCGCGgccgcttcttcttgcccacAACGGAATGTCGGTTGCTAGCAGGAGCGGGAGAAGCCGGGGAAGCGCCGGCTGCCTGGGTCTGGGACGCAGTGGCAGCaacagcggcagcagccgcAGCCTGGGCTTGCTGTGCCTGCTGGGCGGCCTGTCGTTGCTGCacctgctgttgctgcgcctgttgctgctggtactgttgctgctgatactgttgctgttggtACTGCTGTTCACGCATCTGCTGTTCACGCTGTTGCTGTGCTCGGAGCgcctgctgctccttgtgctgctgctctcgaGCTCGCGCATCTTCCTCGtcccgctgctgctgctcagcaTGCACGCCAGGCACAGGCAGCGACTGGTAGCCTGAGTCAAGGGAGCCTGATGCACTGTGCTTCTTGTGCTGCTCGTCAATGATCATGCTCTTGGGAGGCGAGTAGCTGACGGAGGCGTCTGAGGCTTCAGGctcgttgttgatgatACTCTTGTCAAACGcgtcctcatcctccatcttcacaTCGTCCTCAACAGGAGACAGCACCTGCGACGGGCTGGGTGTGGATTCTCTGTTGGGGTAGATATCGCCCACAGAAGAGTTTCGAGGCGGATACAGGGGCTGCTCCTCTCTGTCGCGCGAGGGAGACGACtgaaactgctgctgctgaggtGACCGAGAAGGCGACTTGGGCGAAGCAGAAGTCGGTAGCACATAACCCTGCGACTCTCGACGGGCCCTTGGGTCCAGAGTCGATGCTGTGGGGTCGTACCGTTGCTGGTGGTACGCCTGTCCTCGATCGGGGACAGCAGAAGGAGGGCCAGGGGCAGGCActccaggaggaggaatgCCAACGAGAGAGGCTGCACTCGACGACACAGAGCCTTCCTTGGGAGGCAGAGAGGGAGCAGAACCCACCTCCTTGCGCCGCACCGTGTTCTTTCGCTCGCCCCGCATGGTCGCAGTACTATTAATGCTACTGTTAGTATCGACGGGGGTCAATGACAGACGATCGGAGCTGTTGCCGGCGCCATAGCCATTCCCATCTCTGTCTCCTGCATTGACATGCATGTGCGACGGAGTGGCACTGTACAGCGTCGACTGCTGGGACGACGAGGTCGACGTAGTGGGGTGCTGGGACGCCCGTCGGATCTTTGTCGACTTGATCTCACTGAGAATCTGATTTGCCCGCTCCATGGACATACCGCAAAAGTCGGGCACAAGGTGCTCACACTGCACGTGTGCAGTGACTCCACACTCGCCACATTTGCGCACAGACTTACGGCCCAGGGGCAAAATGTAACCGCAATGGCAGCACCAGTTGGCAGACTTATTGGTGAAGACCTGGAAACGGTGAGGAATTCGGTGGTTaagcttctcctcgtcgggATCCGTTTCGGTGGACGACTTGGAGATGCACTTGGTGACCACCTTGGAGTAGCACTTGCCGTGGCACGTGAGCCGACAATCCTGACACTGAAAACCCGCTCCACTCAAAAAGTCACCACAGAGGGCGCACCGCATGATCGAGTAGAACTGCTGCGCCACAAACTTGTGGCCGTGGATCTCGTGCAcgtcctccttctttcgaATGGCGTTCTGACGGCCCAGACCCAGTCCTCCCAGCTCGTGGGGCCGCTTGACGCCCCGATTGGTTTTCTCGAAGCCCAGAGTTAGGTAGATCTGGCCTGCGGGCTCCACTACAAACCACTCCTCGATGGTGGGGCCTGCGTAGTTGACCACAGAAGATACTGGCCGGTCAATCTGGGGCGCCTCAAGGGTAGGCAGACCCGAACCGGTGGCACCAGAGGCAGCGGCACCTCCCCGCGAAGCAGGGTCGGCATGACCGCCAGCAGCTGTTTCGGAGGCCGCGACCCAACCTGTTGCAGCGAGCTTCTGGCCGTTCTTTCGCCGTCGAATCTCCTCTGCCACGTCGCTGATTGTGAGCCACAGGAGACCCACGGGCTTGAAGTGGTCGCCGTCTCGGTCGTAGATGATGATCTCGACctcgttggccttgtcCACGGGGAACTGGAAGGTATCGTTCCACCGCTCGGTTCGGGACAGCTTGGTTCGGCccaccagcttgtcctCGCACTTAACAGTGACCATGGTTTCGGGCCGCTTGCCACGCACCGACGCAATGTGTTCCACGTTTCGGAGGGCGTGgacggtgatggtgacgaTTCCCGACAGAGGACGTCTAATGTTGGGGGCGTTGATGCTGTCGCTGTCAATGGCGTCGTCAATATCAATGTGCATGTCCTGGTAGCGCTTGAGCGACTTCTTTAGCAGGCCCATCTTCTGCAACGACTCCTTGCGCATGTTTTCAAtctcctggatcttcttggggtccCGCTGGTAGAGCCGTAGCGCGTTCTCAAAGCCCTCCTTGTAGTTTTTCTCCACGCTCATCTTGAACTCCAGTTGCTGCAGCATATGCTGGATCCGGGGGCCGAAGAAGGGCGTGTCGTACTTGATGAGATCGAGCTTGGTGAAGTTTGCTCGTTTTTGTGTGGGGTGTGGGCCGGGGGCCATGGCTGGGTTAGTGGGGGTGCTACGGAGAGCGTGTCTTTGCCAGTTTGCGTCGGATACTCACCTTCGGGGCGGGTTCTCAGCTTGAGCTCCCGCATCTTGCTCTCCAGGTAGTTGACATTCTTCTGGTTGTCCGTGAGCTTGGACTGGCACTGCAGTTTGAACGCCGAGTCTTGGGACGCCTGGGCGGCGGCCTTGGTGCCGCGGATGATGTTTTTCTCCACCTCAATCTGCTTGTACAGCTTCTGGATGGCCGACTCGATGTCGTCGGGGGCAGACATGGCGGTCTCTCGGGCGTGTGAGGTCGACTTTTTGTATGGGGTGCGGTGGAGGTGTGTGTGAGCTGTGCTTATTTGTAGACTTGTAGCTCGCAAATTCCCCTGGCTGGTTtaggggtggtggtgggagtAGGGGAGTGTGTCTGGCGGGGTTTTGCGGTGCTGGCGGGGGGCGAATGGACGAAGCTGGAGCAAAGGGCGTGAGGACAGCAAAATACCGGTTCTAGCGACcgctcaaggacaacaGTGGTTCTCGTCTTGGTTGGAAACAAAAACACGGCCGGCTCTTTTGAGTTGGGTCCTTGCTGACACCAAAACACAAAATTCACGTGAGTTAGTTTTCAGCTGTCTACTGCTGCAAGTCCCGGTAGTCCCACCCACAAATACACACACCACCGCACACTCTCGCACAAGACGCACGTTAAAAACAAAACCTTGTGCGCTGTCAGGATGGCCCAAAAACTTATAAATAGTAACACGCAAGCTGGAGGGCTGTGCACCACAACCAACAGGGCAAAGCGCAAGCACGTCTGCTGGAGGGAGGTGGAggggaggagaaggcgcGGCGGGTcatgtggaggagagcgCGGACGCCTTATCCATCCCGTCAACCCGCCGCCGAGCCGCCAAACCGCCGAGCCGCCAAACCGCCAAACCGCCAAAGTCGCCCGTCACGTGTCTTGTTGTGTGTCGTTTCACACCTCCTTTCTCCCCAAACCGTCTTTCATGTTGCGTATTTATCAGATACCTAAAATGGAGAGTGCTACGATATATCCCATATTGTGTACCTACACGGTAGGTACTACAGGTAGTGCCAACGTGTAGACGAaggtggctgctgctgagctGAGctccgtcacgtgattgccTGTCGGCGCGGACATATATCCCGTACTCGCTTCGTCTCTTGGTCTCTCCGCCTCTCAGTCTCTCGACTCGTGCACTCGTGCTGATCATGCACACTGCTCACTTTGCTATTATTAATGTGTGGTGCCTGTGCTTGTACGTGCTGAGTGCAACAAGCTCCCcgccaaaaaaacaccgGCATCATCCCAACCCGCGCCAAACCGCAACAAGgaacacaaccacaagtGGCCGGATCAGTTGAGGGCAGTACAGCACGGGTCCATGTATCGTGACAACGCGCTGACCGAAGGGAAAGTTGGTTTGTGTCCAGCGGCTGCTCCACATCACGTGCAGCCCATGACGTAAGAGGCGCATGTCTCTTTAGCCGCTCGTACAGGCCCCTGCTCGGTTCTCCCAAACGCACAGGTGACCATGTGGGCACAATTTTCCGAGCGCTGATGACGTCGTTGTGCGTGAGCTGCGAGAGGGCAGCAGGAGATATCAACAGCAGAAGATATCAACAGCAGGAGATATCAATAGCAGGAGATATCAATAGCAGGAGAGGGAATGAGCGGCAGAAGGGGATGAAGGGAAAGtgcagtacgagtacaatacaatactattgttgatgttgatgtgCTCTTGGGTGCTAGACGTATTCACGTCGCTATGGTCTGACAATTGATGGTAAAGTACCGACCCTTgatggtacagtattgtacgagtactagtacagtacagaaCTGACAATTGATGGTGCCGTATccactgtacagtaccgtacCTTGTCATACTTGCTTATGCTACACCTACGGTACAGCTTCTGATGTAGAACACAACTGTGTGAATATCCATACTGTAGAGAAGGGATCGACTGGTTCTATAGTTCCTATACATTGGTAGCCCTGCAGCATCGTAGTGCAACTGAAAACCTTTGACTTATCACAGGGACCTGGACACTGGAACCTCGTGCTGGAACTGAGCAGATGGTACTTCGGCGCATTAGAGTGGTCTAGAGTGGTCTACAGAAGCATACGAAGAAGCGTCAACAGTCTACAGCGAATCGAATTACATGCACCGTCTCAACAGTATCGCCATAATGGGTGGTCGCAAAGTGTCTACAGTCTGGAGATATGAGATGGACCTTTATGATACATTGTACTAATCGAGAGAGTTCTTCTACAACTTCTGGTTACTCTGGTTAACTCAAGTAATTGCAGAACTACAATACCCAGAGGCGTCAACATATCAAACAGACCATTGGAAACCCtacacctccatcacctctcCCTACACATCCCACCTCCGATCTTCAACCATTACCAATTCCGTCTCGCTCCCAGTATCGTAAATCACAGAGAATTCATAAATATGTACATGCTGGCGATGGATGACATCGCTTATCGTCGGTTCTTTCCCTGGGGAACCATCTTGGGGTAAAGTCGCTTGGCGTGGAAGTTGATACTGTCCTGCTGCTTGACGGGTTTAACCTGAGTTAGAATTGCAAAACGAAATTAAACCGACCCTGTCGCCtcaatcatctccaacccttCTCCTCTCATACTCACACTCTTGCAGGCAGCCATCTTGAACTCCTGTTCAATCTCCTTGCAGGCCTCGGAGTTGACACCGTTGGATGACCAGCACGCCAAAAGTCGAGACAGAAGCTGCACGGCCTGGGGGGCCTCGGCGGTCTGCAGGTTCTTGACACGCAGATACTTGAGCTTGGGCAACTTCTGGGCGGTCATTTTTCGAGACTTTGTGTATGGTGATGTTGCAGTGAAATTTTACTGCATGTTGGAGATGCTGGTGGTTAGGGTTATTAGTCAGCAAAAAATGGAAGGAATCTGGAAATATACGATACGGCGGATAAACGGGGTCTATGGAGCATTGTCAGTTACGGCTATAGCTAGATTACCgacgtttttttttcttcggtttcccccccccccaccTCATTtcgccacgtgaccataaATCAAATAAGGTTTTATTATAGCGGTCCGGGTAACTTCCTATTTGAGAAGTCCCACTCAACTTGCATGGAAATAAATTTACACGGCAGCTCttccttttcttcttcttcagacACTTCGGCTAGAAAGACGGTGAGTAATAACGACACACCACACGGTGGCGAACGCAGCGAACGCAGTGGAGCGATGCAAAAGCTGAAGAGcaggacctcaaggagcaACCACTAACAACAGCACAGTTTTCTTTGCAGACGACACCGAAATGCAGATTTTTGTCAAGACCCTTACCGGTAAGACTATCACCCTCGAGGTGGAGTCTTCCGACACCATCGACAACGTCAAGTCCAAGAtccaggacaaggagggaaTTCCCCCGGACCAGCAGCGACTTATCTTCGCCGGTAAGCAGCTCGAGGACGGCCGAACCCTTTCTGACTACAACATCCAGAAGGAGTCCactctccatctcgtcctGCGACTTCGAGGTGGTGGTaagaagcgaaagaagaaggtctACACCacccccaagaagatcaagcacaagcgaaagaagaacaagcTTGCTGTCCTCAACCTCTACAAGGTTGACGATGACGGAAAGGTTGAGCGACTTCGACGAGAGTGTGAGTCTGAGTCCTGCGGTGCCGGTGTCTTCATGGCTGACATGAAGGACCGACAGTACTGCGGCCGATGCCACCTCACCCTCAAGGCCTAAATGTATTGATTTAGTTTAGTATATTTATCTCTTGAACAAAAATCAACGCTGTAGATTGTTTAAAAATTTTCTAAGTAGAGCTGAACACCGCAGCGTCTGTTTCACGAGCGAGATACCGCTCAGTCTGTAGTTGTGTACCCGTACTTCATTCGGTCTACATCTTCGTtgcaataaataaaacCCATCATTGACGCTGGGTGATTCCGCTCATGCCCTGTTCCAACATGGGTCTCAACATCTGGCCAAAGGGAGTGGCGAGCACGTTTTGGCTGAGCGACGAAATGTCGACCGGGATGTCTTTGCCGGTCAGAAACTGCGACAGCTCCTGTGTGAAGTGGTTGCAGTTGTGGTCAAACaagttgtacttgtcggGGGTGTATTCGCCCCGAATCTCGTTGAGGTACTCCTGAATCAGCTCCTCAGGCACATGGGTCTCTCCCAGatccaccaccttgtctGGAATGCCATGGTGGGTCTTTCCGGGTTGAGCGGACTGGATTCCGGCTCCGTAGTACCACTCGGTCTTGTTGTCGATGACGATTGAAGTGTGCCAGATGCCGTCCACCTGGGTGCCGAGAAACTGCTGAGACATGGACTTGGCCATGCCGTGCGAAAGATCGTACACATACAACTTGACTTTGTGGGTTTCTTCGGTCATGGTCCGCGAGTCTCTTGCAGTTTTGTGTGGGGTGTTTCTGTGTGGGTGTTAATGGCTGTGGACGGGGACCTCACCGCGTATTATACTCCCTGGTCGATATGCCATGGTCGTGTGGCGGTGGCGGAAACTTACCTAAAGCCGATCTCTTATCTGCGGTATTACTAACCGGTTAGGTGGACTTAAGACAGCTTGTGCTAACGGATGTGAGGCCTTGGAACAGGGGCGAGTGATAGCACTCGTCTTTCCATGGGGCTCTTTTGTACTATTCGCCATCACGTGCCCTAGCATCCGTTAATGTAGGCCAATCGGCTATTGTCGTGGTATCCACCTGGAGTATCGTAATTGCTGTTAGGTGGAGTATATACTTGCGGTAAATGCTGGTATGATGGCTGTTTGGCACTGCAGAGAATGTTCGAGAAGACGGGTGGCGACAAATGGATCAATTTGAGGGGAAAAGTTGATGAATAAGCAGGAGCACTCTGGTTTAAGCCGTTTATCTGTGATTTTCTCTGATTTCCTGCGATTTTTCCACTCTTCCATTCACccacctttttttttctttccctttttttccctttttctTTCCCCTTCTTTTTTCAATACTGTAAttctttttatttttataaTCGCTTATTATCTCACCACGCGCCTAACCCAATCCAAAGAGGTTATTAACAACGGGGAGTTGTAGCACAAGGTCCATGTAGAACGCCATCCAGACTCGGTAAACAATGATCCACTATCAAAATCGCATCAATTAGACGTATCAAATCGGCCGACAGCTTTTTCTGCCTGTCCTCAGTTGTCATCTCCTCAATACATCCACCGTCTTCTATCGTTGCGGTAACACTCTACTCCACTGCCCTAAACAACGGCAACGAATCATAGAACCCCTCCATCTCGTAAACGGGCCAATAAAATGAGACCCCgaattgaaaaaaacaatgaAAACACCGCAATCAATAGATATATCCACTTATCTCAGCCCCACAGCTTTCGTTGCGTTTTCCTTACTGGCACATTCGCCTCCCCCCagcggtcacgtgaggtGGCAAAGTTACAGTGTAGGTAATCCACCCAACACTACATCACCACAAGTCCAGACGCCATCTACGCCCCAATCGCAAAAATGGCCACCACCGCAGCCCCAATTCTGGCGCTGCTCGACGAACCAAACTACGATCTCAAGACCCATGCCCTCGAATCGCTGGATGAAAACATCACCCAGCTGTGGGCGGAGGTTTCCGACCACGTGTCCCAGATTGAAGAGCTCTACGAAGACAAGGACTtccccaagcccgagctcGCGGCTCTCGTGGCCTCCAAGATCTACTACAACCTGGGCGACTACGAGTCATCCATGAAGTTTGCTTTGGCCGCTGGAAAACTCTTCAACTTCGATTCCTCCTCTGATTACGTCGAGACCATTGTCAGCAAGTGCATCCGAGAATATATTGAGGTGTCGCAACAACACTACGAGGATCCGTCTGCGCCTGTTCCCGACGCCCGTCTCGCCACGGTGCTCGACCAAATGCTGCAGCGATCGTACGCCCAGGGCCACCTGAAGCTGGCTCTCGGAGTGGCGCTGGAGGCCCGACGTTTGGACATTATCACCAAGATCCTCGAGACCGCAGACACCGAAACGACCGTGGAGCTGGTGCATTACGTGTTGGACTGCGTCGTAACGGTCGTCTCTTCGCGCCGGTTCAAGGACGAGGTGCTGTTGGAGCTCAACAATGTCATCCTGGGTCTGCCCCAGCCCGACTACCACGCCATCTGCAAGATCATCGTCCAGCTCAACAGCAGCGAAGGCGCCTCTCGGCTCTTCAAGTCTCTGTTGGCCTCCAAGGACCCCGACTCCACCCTCATTGCGTACCAGTGCGCTTTTGATCTAGTGGCGTCAGGCtcgcagcagctgctcaacgagGTTGCCGccgagttcaaggacaACGAGACCCTCGCAAAGATCCTCTCCGGCGTCCCTACCTGCGACTACGACCTCACATTCCTTAACCAGAACAATAACACCGACACACAGATGCTCAACCGGACCAAAAACTCGCTTGACCCCAAGAGCTCCATGAACCACTCGGCCGTCACCTTTGCCAACGCATTTCTGCACGCCGGCACAGCCCAGGACTCGTTTATCCGCTCCAACCTCGACTGGCTCTCCAAGGCCTCCAACTGGACCAAGTTGTCGGCCACGGCTGCTCTGGGAGTCATTCACAAGGGAAACCTGTCGCAGGGCCGACGAATTCTCGCTCCCTACCTGCCCCAGGGCGATAATGCTGCCTCCGGCTCACCCTACACCCGGGGAGGCTCTCTGTACGCCCTTGGTCTCATCTTTGCAGGCCATGGCAACGAGGTGCTCGACTAccttcagcagcagattgaaGACACAGCATCCGACGACGGAGGCGATGTTGTGCTGCACGGTGCCTGTCTGGGTATCGGTGTGGCTGGCATGGGCTCCGGAAAGGCCTCTCT from Yarrowia lipolytica chromosome 1F, complete sequence carries:
- a CDS encoding uncharacterized protein (Compare to YALI0F09691g, similar to uniprot|Q06593 Saccharomyces cerevisiae YPR194C protein HRD799), with amino-acid sequence MSFEKDEKETNLGEVHDIEEVEPSLLDWVAQKLGVPPNDIDGTYPAEVHFMAEKFAAMTEDEALVICKENLAYHQVDPNFREEYKIELEELLNSYHGSHDPTQQSVYVDEKEDHDVDPTERAMLLRYWATIFYWWSPYPEVRSVTDPFDDVNQTTLTWRVYVVGTIWVAVAAFVNTFFHPRQPAISLSGSVCQLLLYPSGRLLQYALPDWGFTIRGKRFTLNPGVWSQKEQLLCTIMVTCALGTPYITSNVLTQYMPIYYNQSWAGGFGYSFLMMLVTQYMGFGLAGLLRRVCVYPVKSMWPTLLPTLAVNKALLAPNRKEKINGWSISRYYFFFLVFCGSFLYFWIPNYLWEALSTWNWMTWIAPNNDNLAIITGSVGGLGYNPIPTFDWNIINFGIQPILLPLYTSINMYVGVFISGFFIMGIWYSNNNYTKWIPINTNTLYDNTGKKFKVTKILTDYVFDEEKYKNYSPPYYSAANLVTYGAFFAIYPLSFVYTVLCNYEMMWVAIRDTALAMKNFRRSNYEGLEDPFSRHMKKHKEVPDWWFYVILLIMFGLSIALVEHWPTNTPVWVIVLCLGLVFVFIIPFTLFLSFTGVPLSLNVLAELIVGYALPGKFQALNLAKALSVQIASQAQNYASDQKLVHYSHLAPRDIFATQLWATLVNGLVALGVMQFQMHDVKNICEPDNAMKFTCPSETTFFSASIIWGVIGPKRIFDHQYPTLKWMFLLGAGVGLLFWFIQVMLPKILLKYKPEKTQAILRYQRIVTKFHPVIFCQSCLNWAPYNLSYFTGGLYAAIFFNGYVKTRFLAWWRKYAYVFSAGMDTGIALSGIIIFFAVQYNDYSISWWGNNVPYAGVDTLGVTHPPLPDVGYFGPGPENYP
- a CDS encoding uncharacterized protein (Compare to YALI0F09746g, similar to uniprot|P24583 Saccharomyces cerevisiae YBL105c PKC1 ser/thr protein kinase); this encodes MSAPDDIESAIQKLYKQIEVEKNIIRGTKAAAQASQDSAFKLQCQSKLTDNQKNVNYLESKMRELKLRTRPEAMAPGPHPTQKRANFTKLDLIKYDTPFFGPRIQHMLQQLEFKMSVEKNYKEGFENALRLYQRDPKKIQEIENMRKESLQKMGLLKKSLKRYQDMHIDIDDAIDSDSINAPNIRRPLSGIVTITVHALRNVEHIASVRGKRPETMVTVKCEDKLVGRTKLSRTERWNDTFQFPVDKANEVEIIIYDRDGDHFKPVGLLWLTISDVAEEIRRRKNGQKLAATGWVAASETAAGGHADPASRGGAAASGATGSGLPTLEAPQIDRPVSSVVNYAGPTIEEWFVVEPAGQIYLTLGFEKTNRGVKRPHELGGLGLGRQNAIRKKEDVHEIHGHKFVAQQFYSIMRCALCGDFLSGAGFQCQDCRLTCHGKCYSKVVTKCISKSSTETDPDEEKLNHRIPHRFQVFTNKSANWCCHCGYILPLGRKSVRKCGECGVTAHVQCEHLVPDFCGMSMERANQILSEIKSTKIRRASQHPTTSTSSSQQSTLYSATPSHMHVNAGDRDGNGYGAGNSSDRLSLTPVDTNSSINSTATMRGERKNTVRRKEVGSAPSLPPKEGSVSSSAASLVGIPPPGVPAPGPPSAVPDRGQAYHQQRYDPTASTLDPRARRESQGYVLPTSASPKSPSRSPQQQQFQSSPSRDREEQPLYPPRNSSVGDIYPNRESTPSPSQVLSPVEDDVKMEDEDAFDKSIINNEPEASDASVSYSPPKSMIIDEQHKKHSASGSLDSGYQSLPVPGVHAEQQQRDEEDARAREQQHKEQQALRAQQQREQQMREQQYQQQQYQQQQYQQQQAQQQQVQQRQAAQQAQQAQAAAAAAVAATASQTQAAGASPASPAPASNRHSVVGKKKRPRIGLDDFNFLAVLGKGNFGKVMLAESKKTTNLYAIKVLKKDFIIENDEVESTRSERRVFQIANRESHPFLLNLYSCFQTENRVYFVMDYVSGGDLMWHIQKEGVFKPGRAQFYAAEVLLGIKHFHDNGVIYRDLKLDNILLTRDGHVKIADYGLCKEDMDYGRTTGTFCGTPEFMAPEILLEQRYGLAVDWWAFGVLIYQMVLGQSPFRGEDEDEIFDAILADEPRYPITLPGNCVSILTQLLTREPERRLGSGPRDAEEIMAHPYFANVNFDDIYHKRIPPPFVPKITSPTDVTNFDQEFTSETPALTPVTTTLTSAMQDQFRNFTWMCDEAI